In the Hirundo rustica isolate bHirRus1 chromosome 2, bHirRus1.pri.v3, whole genome shotgun sequence genome, TTACCAAGGCTGTATATAGAGTACTCAAGAGCTGCCCTTCAGGAGagttgaaaaagaaagcaaagcagttaTTGTCAAGGTGGAAAGCACTTTACAAGAATAACTGTGCTCAGTCAGTGCAAGTTAAAAAGTCAGTTTCTGTGTATGTGAAAGAAGAAACTGAGTATCTCGGTGTAGTTCCTAAAGAGCAGTCACTGTCTGAAGGTCCATGTCAGCAGGAGGTATTAGATAGTACTAGTTCCAACATTTTGGTCCCATCACAAACTGTTAAAAATGCAGTATGTAACAATGCAGAAGGTGGTATGAATCAGCATCCTTCTTTTGAGGAACAGCACACTGTTCATGAAGATTCTAAATCTGTTGTTAGCGAAGCAAGTCTGCAGCAGGATCTGATGAGAGCTCTGAGGTGTAAATGTGTGGATCTTCTTTATAAAGCTTTGATTAGTTCTGCCaaagatgaagaagaaactGTTAAATGGCTAGAGTTAGCTAAAGAAATTGAAGAACATGTTTTTGCTCTTAATgctaaaaacaataaaaagtacaaaaattgCATCAGAAGTAAAATCTCTAACCTTAAGAACCCTAAAAGTTTTCACTTAAAACATAGCCTTTTTTCAGGAACTTTGAGCCCAAAGGCTTTTGCTGAGATGACGGTGATGGAAATGGCCAGCGATGAACTGAAACAACTCAGGGCTCTGTACACAAAATCATCTCTTCAGGAACATCAGCTTCCGCAGGTTATTAATGGcacacagacaaacaaaataaagtgcAGACGCTGTGAAAAATTTGATTGCACTGTCACTATGATTGCCAGAGGAACTCTCTTTCTTCCAGCTTGGGTGCGAAACACAAATCCAGATGAACAAATGTTGACTTACGTTATTTGTAATGAATGTGGAGAACAGTGGTATCACAGCAGATGGATTTGTTTGTAATGCTATCCCTCCTTAATAAGGGACTTGGAAAAGCCTATGAGAACATACCTCTGTTGacactgtaattttaaattctgtgctGATAGTATGTGGGTGCTGCCACTAAAAACTGCTaaattggttttaaaaaactgctaatgtatttttaaagatggCTCGAATGAATCTTACATGTTTTTGAGTAGTGCGAATatgtgaagaaataaaaagttaaaggggaaaaaatggttaCACTGTATCTGAGTGGAATATTTGCTAGTAAATCCATTAAAATTATTCCAAGTTCTGAGTTTTTTCCTGAAGGGACTGGATActtggaaattgtttttaacTTTAGGAGGAGTTCTTTCACAGAACATAAGTTTCATTTACAGTAAACAAACTGTTTCCAGAACTGCAGTTCACATACTCGCATGTATTGCAGAATGTTCAGCATGGATTCACTCCTTAACTAAATCTAACTAAATCACATTTTGTGAGCAAGTGTTAGATTATTAAGTTGTTTGAGTGGTGATTTCtaatagggaaaaaagaaactaaaagtAGAGCATTAAAGGGGGTAGAAAGCCGCTGGCAAATGAAAGCAAGAATGAAATTCTGCTTTAGTGTTTTTAGCTATTAGAAGGAAAGCAGTTGTGACAATCTATCAGTATGCAGGCCAGATTTACAATGTAAGATAGTGTGTCCTGCTTCTGGGAAGAAATTGGTGCAGGATCAGACGATGGATTGTTTcagaaaattatgtaaaaatgtatattattggatttatgtttatttaataaataaaattaatagtaGTTAATAACTTTTTTGAGTAGATGTTCTCTCTTGGACACCTGTCCTGAACtgagaaaatgaatatttttatatagtgCACATTACCCATAAACAACGAATAAAAGGAAATCCAATAGCCGAAgtttttatacatatttttgttcAAAAGTCAATAGCATTCTCACTGATTGTTTACTAGaactatttattaaaaaaaaaaaaaaaaaaaattgttctcaCTCAAGTACGAGACCTATATCTTACAAATGCATTTAGCACTTCGAAGTAAAATGTATCAGCAGAACAGGGAAAACTGCTGAGTATTTGCAGGAGGAATTGAGGACAGTTCTGCACCCATCTGACTGTGACACAGCTGAGGCTGGTCAGCTCCTCTGGGCTGAGTTTCATGACCCCTCAGAGAAAGGAGCTGGAGGCAAGAGAGGAGGAAATAGGTATTGGTGAGCTAAATGCCAGCCAAAACTGAAAGACAGGCCTTTATCTGTATGTGGGGAAAAGTATGCATAATGTGATATTGCAAAGAGACACTTAAACTgttctactgaaaaaaaaaaaaagaaaaatctttccattCTGTGAGGGGCTAATAATTACATTTCAGCAGCATTACTTAGATTTTTATCATgtaaaatgggatttgggggaatTGCACTGATGTAAAATACACATTAAAGCTTTAGGCCGGATCCCCAGTGTTCAACTGGGTAACCAAGGAGTTTCTATCTGGCATTCCTTCCCAGCCCTTACTTGTGTGCTGGAATTGATGCTTACCAGTAGTCCTGCTTAAGTGGCAGTACTTTTGTGTAAAGTATTACGGTTAGCTTTCAGTGAAactacaggaaaacaaacactccTGTTTTAGTGGATCACAGCAAGCACAGGATTGTGTGCAGTCATTTTGAAGGTCATGGTCCTGTTGAGGAGAGCTTTCTGCCAGCATTGTGCTGTGTCAGAACACCATGTAGCAGAAGACTTTATTTTAGCTGTGAACAATGTATAAATAATTTCTGCCTGCAGTTGGTTTTGAAGGCATTCCAGTAATGTAGAGCTCATCCAAGTTTTATCTTGGCAAAGGGAAATATTACAAGGCATGGAGGGTGTTTCTGACAGAATATAGTTCAAGGGTAAAATTTGCATCTTAACACTGACTACATTTGTGACATAATCTGTaaatcattttcttttgaactAAATCAAAATCACTAACTGTGTAACTGTGAAGGCTTAAAATATTTGACTGGCTAAGATTATATACTTTGTCtcaaaatgtctttaaaaagcCAGTTTACAACTACATAGTATGtacagcagcaggagggtgtAGATCACTGGAGTAAAGGGAGTAGAGtccagaaacaaaagaaaagctttgaaaagtGAGATTCTTTTATATTGTTGAAAtctttgtttgttggtttggtttggtttggttttggttcattccaggtgaggaaaaaaaaataaatctccaaACTTTTTTAAGCTGAGACAATTAATTTGGGTATAATGTTTAGCATGTCTGTGCTGCTACTCCCACAAGAGTGTGCCATCAGAGGTGATCCCCACACACATAGTACAAATATGTGCTGAACAAGGCTAAAGTCTGTATTTGTCTCCATGGGGTTTTCCAGAGATGCAGTAAATTCAACTCCATCTTGAACCCTGTGATTTAACGGCAGCAATAAGGTGTTAAACATAAATTGCCTTCCAAGATCAAGCAGCCTGTAGCTGCAGAACTTGTGATACATATCTTAAAAAGATAAGAGCTGAACTAACAATTTCACACAATTTTCAATGTAAAAACAAAGAGACTATTCTATATCTGAAGTGCTCTATTAATTGTAGTCAATGTCAATCTCTTAACACCAGTAACAAAACTCCTTCTGGTTCCTGGAGATCCCCTGCCAGATCCAATTCCATCTGTTCTGACGAGTGCCTTTTCTATCATATCCCTCTTACTGTGCACTTTTTAGGGAGGTACTTAGCTGCCATTTGTTGTTTATAActctttcttattttcaaaaccaaaaggaaatgtatgctgttaatttttcatttaaagtgtgttcctttccttctgctgtgctATCTACATTTACTACTATAGCAAAGAACTGCAACTCTTTAAACGAAAAAACAGCTCTTTTTTGTGCCAAGAAGGAATGTTAGCTGGTAACAGGCTGTGGTTAAAGAGCAAATATGTTGAATTACAGTGTTTCAGGGAGTCTTCAGGGTGTAATGGCCCAATTCACTGACTGCCTGGAAGATAAGGATAGAAACAAGAGCACTTTGATAATTTCTTGGATTGCTTGGGAGCTGGCTTGCTTGGGAGCTGGCTTGCTGCATTCTGGTATTAACAGAGCCATAAAGGCAGATGACTTCATATCCCCTTATTTTGTACTCCTGTAATTCAGCCAAGAGGTGACAAAGTCATGTTTTATTGAGGCCATGTCATCACTTGCCAAGATGGAACATAGTCTCCTTGCCAGCTACAGATGGTAAAAAGTATTATTCCTAAGCTCTTATTTATTGTAAGAGAACTTTGCTGATACAGGATTTCCCCCTACTCAACACAAAAAAAGTTGCCCTTTATTTGCCATTGGATGTtttttgtgctgctctctgaCATGGCATAACAACCCTTCATGAATACACCTCTGTGAACAAAATCCTTAATGTGCAAAGTCAGCTGTCAGATGAAGGTGCATGTGAGGGAGCAGCAAGGGTGGGTTGCTTCACAGGGGGAGGTGAGCCAGGGATGGATGGTGGGTCACAAGGCATGCAGGGACAGTGGCTTCAGTTGGAAGGGTCACTGGCTGGCAGCACCCAAACAAGAGCAAGGCGGGTCCGGTGACAATAATGTGCCAAAACTCCAGTGAGAAACAGGCAAGTCTGGGGATGTGCTGTTGGATGGAGATTGGTGCACAAGGTGGGGTGCAGGAACAGGGCCACCAGGCTTGTACAGAGCCAAAATGGGGCTCTTGCTGGCAGTGGGAATCTGAAGCAGCTGTCCCCACCAGcactgtcccagccctgctggcctCACACTGGGATGGTCAAACAGCAGCCTCAGACAGGgacagccccacagcagccaccATTGGGACTCTGCCTGTCTGCAGAATTTAAACAGAAGTGATTTTGGTGTACTTGTTTCAAACTGTGTCCTAGCTGGGGATGTTCTGTCTGACCTCAGGACTGGCTGGTGTGCTTCATGTGACCAGCCCTATCAGAGGCATTATTTGTTCTACAATTTGTGTTGTTTCATAGCAGCTGATGGGTTTGTTACATATATCGTATGTAACAGAGAGGACACAGGGAAAGGGGCCTTCAGTTTGTGATCCTCAAGCAGTCATGCATGTGTATTAACCATGAGAGTAAAACCTATGATGCTCCATTATACCTATAAAATCATAAGCATAGTAGCCATGGTTACACCATggttcttttctggtttttttataTGTTCCCGtgtgaaggaaataaaaatacatctcATCTGAGAAGTTCAagaattttgtttctaaatagAACTTGAAAAAATGAGATATCTGGACAAGCTGAAGAACTGGGTTGAAGTGGATTCTCATGAGGATCATTGAGGCCAAGTACAAGATGCTGTACTTGGGTCAGGGCAATCCCTGGTGTCAGTACAGGCTGGGAGTTGAATGGATtgagccctgaggagaaggacttggggatgttggtggatgagaggctggacatgagctggCAATATgaacttgcagcccagaaagaaTCAAAAGCAGCGCGGGCAGCAGGTTCGGGGAGGTGGCCCTGCTCCTCTAGTTTGTGCTCATGAGACTCCAGCTGCAgtcctgcatccagctctggggtctccagcacaggaaggacatggaccaggtccagaggaggccaccaagatgatcagagggcaGGAGCCTCTGATCCTCTTCTATGGGGAAAGGATGAGACAGCTAGGGTGGTTCAGTCCGGAGAAGAGAAGACTGTGAAGACCTCATCGAAGCCTTCCAGGACCTAAAAAAGGGCTTATATgaaagatggggacagactTTAACAGGGCCTGTTCCAGTAAGATGAGAAAGGAGCATAGATCCAGACTGGACAGACTGACTATATTCAGGCGAGGAATTTGGCTTTTTACAGCAGGGGTGATGAACCGTACAACAGGTTGCTCAGATTGATGgtggcagggctctgagcaatctcTAGTTGAGGATGTCGCTGCTCATTGCAGGGTGATTGGACTAGATGAcatttaaaggtcccttccaagccaaactaTCCTGTAATTCTAAATTTCCTCACATGTATCCAAtgtgtttcaaaacaaaatccagtgttgtttcaaaacaaaaacatggtAGCTTCTCCCCAAAACGTATTAAGTGCAAAATAGAGTAATTATTTCCTTCACATCtaaatacagctttttcttctttataaatCTTAAAATAATGCCATAACTGATCAGAACTTATATACCTTAGAATTACCATGATTTTAAGTGCACTTTCCTACCTCTCCAGCACTTATATTCTATTCTTAAATTGGATTAAAGCagattccaggaaaaaaaaacacttaaaaattttTGAAGTCCATCTTTGTTAGATAAAAATGGGCCTGGTATCATCAGATTTGCCTCTAGCATGGCCTGCCTTTTAATAATTCTGTTCCTCTCAGTAGGAGACATCTCCTTTTGATGAtacagagatcttgttttccATTCCTTGGGCCGTGTTGATGTCTGATCCAAAACAAGACAACTCTACAAGTGGCAATTCCAGTCTGATTGCATCTGCCTTATGATCAGAAGCATGTGATGACTGCTTGAGCAAATGGGTGTACTTAGGCCTGTCATCACCTATTCCTCCTGATTGTGTGGGAACCTCTTtaatttcttgggtttttttcattttaattataCTTTGCCCTCGTGAGGAGGTTTGTAAGAGCACAGGAAAGACTCTTATCACTctcctttggctttttttccctttgatctTGTTTAAACAGTCAAGTTGGCGTTATTCTGAATTactacaggaaaaagaaaaaaacaacaaaaaaaccccaagcgCCTggctactttttaaaaatagcgTGCTTTGTATTTTGATGAATTCCTTCATTGACAAAAGCacagttttaaatgtttctaCTTGCAAAGTGAAGCTGCCTTACAATTGCGAGTTTGCATTGCTTGCAGTGTGGAGCACATTGAGACTACTGCCTTTAATAACTGACCGgcaaatactttaaaaaggCATTTCCGGGCTTAATAATGCAGGGCATTCTAGAGCAAGGAAAAGTCTTATCTTTTCCAGTGGGACGCTCTCAGACGGCGCAC is a window encoding:
- the TCEANC gene encoding transcription elongation factor A N-terminal and central domain-containing protein isoform X1, with translation MNMQGLKMSDLKNIVHRTHCIEKLLSENNLQDIEDHLKGLEDVDMTVEYLQGTEVTKAVYRVLKSCPSGELKKKAKQLLSRWKALYKNNCAQSVQVKKSVSVYVKEETEYLGVVPKEQSLSEGPCQQEVLDSTSSNILVPSQTVKNAVCNNAEGGMNQHPSFEEQHTVHEDSKSVVSEASLQQDLMRALRCKCVDLLYKALISSAKDEEETVKWLELAKEIEEHVFALNAKNNKKYKNCIRSKISNLKNPKSFHLKHSLFSGTLSPKAFAEMTVMEMASDELKQLRALYTKSSLQEHQLPQVINGTQTNKIKCRRCEKFDCTVTMIARGTLFLPAWVRNTNPDEQMLTYVICNECGEQWYHSRWICL
- the TCEANC gene encoding transcription elongation factor A N-terminal and central domain-containing protein isoform X2, with translation MSDLKNIVHRTHCIEKLLSENNLQDIEDHLKGLEDVDMTVEYLQGTEVTKAVYRVLKSCPSGELKKKAKQLLSRWKALYKNNCAQSVQVKKSVSVYVKEETEYLGVVPKEQSLSEGPCQQEVLDSTSSNILVPSQTVKNAVCNNAEGGMNQHPSFEEQHTVHEDSKSVVSEASLQQDLMRALRCKCVDLLYKALISSAKDEEETVKWLELAKEIEEHVFALNAKNNKKYKNCIRSKISNLKNPKSFHLKHSLFSGTLSPKAFAEMTVMEMASDELKQLRALYTKSSLQEHQLPQVINGTQTNKIKCRRCEKFDCTVTMIARGTLFLPAWVRNTNPDEQMLTYVICNECGEQWYHSRWICL